Proteins encoded within one genomic window of Thioploca ingrica:
- a CDS encoding peptide ABC transporter, ATP-binding protein, whose amino-acid sequence MNNPLLNISKLSVAFKTTAQHYTQVVHEISFALHAGEKLALVGESGSGKSVTALSVLQLHDRQQVVFPSGKIEFAGQDLLQLKPAQLRRIRGKEIAIIFQEPMTSLNPVYPIGTQLIEPLMLHEGLSKASARYRMLELLERTGIQEPQQRFNSYPHMLSGGQRQRVMIAMALACRPKLLIADEPTTALDVTIQLQIIELLENMQKEFGMAILLITHDLNMVKRFAERICVMQQGYLVESAPVETLFKRPEHPYTQHLLNSQPQRLQTDYDYSTVSSPLLEAEQIRCYFPIKQGFLIKQTIGQIKAVDSVKLHIYPGETVGIVGESGSGKTTLGLCLLRLQSCTGTIQFAGKRLDKLKARQLRPLRRHFQVVFQDPYSSLSPRLTVEQIIGEGLAIHYPELNRDERRERIIKILTEVGLQEEMLWRYPHEFSGGQRQRIAIARVVILEPQLILLDEPTSALDVSVQKQVLELLSHLQRQHHISYLFISHDLKVIRSISHRIIVMRHGQFIEQGKTEELFNYPQHPYTQTLLQASLFTDN is encoded by the coding sequence ATGAATAATCCTTTGTTAAATATCAGCAAATTATCCGTTGCTTTCAAAACCACAGCACAGCATTATACCCAAGTGGTACATGAAATCAGTTTTGCTCTCCATGCCGGAGAAAAATTAGCTTTAGTGGGCGAATCTGGTTCCGGTAAATCCGTAACTGCTTTATCTGTTTTACAACTTCATGATCGCCAACAGGTCGTTTTTCCGAGTGGCAAAATCGAATTTGCCGGTCAAGATTTACTCCAATTAAAGCCCGCTCAGTTGCGGCGAATCCGCGGCAAAGAAATTGCCATCATCTTTCAAGAACCCATGACTTCACTTAATCCAGTCTATCCGATTGGTACCCAATTAATAGAGCCATTAATGTTGCACGAGGGTTTGAGTAAAGCGTCGGCTCGTTATCGGATGTTAGAGCTACTCGAACGTACTGGTATTCAAGAACCGCAACAACGGTTTAACTCCTATCCGCATATGCTATCGGGGGGACAGCGGCAACGGGTGATGATTGCTATGGCATTAGCTTGCCGTCCTAAATTATTGATTGCTGATGAACCCACTACCGCTTTAGATGTCACCATTCAACTGCAAATTATTGAATTGCTGGAAAATATGCAGAAAGAATTTGGCATGGCGATATTGTTAATCACCCACGATTTAAATATGGTTAAGCGTTTCGCCGAGCGAATTTGTGTCATGCAACAAGGTTATCTCGTTGAAAGTGCGCCAGTAGAGACTTTATTTAAACGACCTGAACACCCTTATACCCAACACCTTCTCAATAGCCAACCGCAACGACTCCAAACGGATTATGATTACAGTACCGTCTCTTCCCCCCTACTTGAAGCTGAGCAAATTCGCTGTTACTTTCCCATTAAACAAGGTTTTTTAATTAAACAGACCATTGGACAAATTAAAGCCGTCGATAGTGTTAAGTTACACATTTATCCTGGCGAAACTGTTGGAATAGTTGGTGAATCCGGTTCCGGCAAAACCACTTTAGGACTTTGTCTATTACGACTACAATCTTGTACCGGCACTATTCAATTTGCCGGTAAACGGTTAGATAAATTAAAGGCTCGTCAATTACGACCCTTACGTCGTCATTTTCAAGTGGTATTTCAAGATCCTTATTCTTCCTTATCACCCCGCTTGACAGTCGAACAAATCATTGGTGAAGGACTGGCGATTCATTATCCAGAATTAAATCGTGATGAGCGACGTGAGCGGATTATTAAGATTTTAACTGAAGTGGGTTTACAAGAAGAGATGTTATGGCGCTATCCCCATGAATTCTCCGGTGGACAGCGGCAACGTATCGCTATTGCCAGAGTGGTCATTTTAGAACCACAATTAATTTTATTAGATGAACCAACGAGCGCTTTAGATGTATCTGTGCAAAAACAAGTTTTAGAATTATTAAGCCATCTACAACGTCAACACCATATCAGTTATCTCTTTATTAGCCATGATCTCAAAGTGATTCGATCCATATCTCATCGTATTATCGTTATGCGCCATGGCCAATTTATCGAACAAGGGAAAACGGAAGAACTATTTAATTATCCCCAACATCCTTATACACAAACCTTATTACAGGCTTCTTTGTTTACTGACAACTAA
- a CDS encoding diguanylate cyclase/phosphodiesterase: protein MEKVRILIIEEEAQDYLNTRQLLDEQTSTLNIDWAPNYEIAVKRIKQNTYDAYLVGYHANHLTQKRFLNWLYKYTTVPTILITKTAEPIDPSHLDSYRTDFIAHDQLNWLLLERIIRYLANLLALQRRERNFQTIFDNAFQLMILLTLEGILQEINQTALKFFNVNSEMIIGSLLWEIPWIKSLPQTDTVFQLAIVQAAQGEFTHCEVKVPNAKNEMVIIDFSFTPLTNTAGETEWILMEGRDLSECRALEQQLTHTTLHDQLTGLPNRHLFLEYLDQAITAAQSNKDKHVAILFMDLDRFQLVNASLGHDMGDWLLMEIAQRLQGCLKKDTILARSGGDEFMILLDQMQDLNEATLLAATINEILASPFSLDGYEIITAASIGIAYYTGAEESTDLLRNADTAMYRAKIMGKAGYAVFNQGMYKQAVSRLQIETNLHQAIKKNNLVLLYQPQTELASEQLISTESVIRFYHPQNGLMSSVDFKPILEETGIIVSVEEWMLRMACQHLKAWLAAGLIINRIAVNLSAHQFRNKRLINMVVESIKESGLTPEYLELELTENFLLEDIDSTITTLKRFKDMGIRVTIDEFGMGYASLNNLKRLPIDSLKIDQSFIKGITFSPEDTAITVATIDMAHALGLTVIAEGVETIEQRDFLCDHGCDFAQGHLYAGPMENTAFLEWGKQYNKMVNTTVLSTGGYGQRMV from the coding sequence ATGGAAAAAGTGCGTATTCTCATCATAGAAGAAGAAGCCCAAGATTATTTAAATACCCGTCAATTACTGGATGAGCAAACCAGCACCTTAAATATTGATTGGGCACCTAATTATGAAATTGCAGTTAAGCGGATTAAACAAAATACTTATGACGCTTACTTAGTAGGATATCATGCGAATCATTTGACCCAAAAACGATTTTTAAATTGGTTATATAAATATACCACTGTTCCAACTATTCTAATTACTAAAACCGCTGAACCGATTGATCCGAGCCATCTCGATAGCTATCGAACTGACTTTATCGCTCATGATCAACTCAATTGGTTATTGTTAGAACGAATAATTCGCTATTTAGCTAATTTACTGGCTTTACAACGAAGAGAAAGGAATTTTCAAACGATTTTTGATAACGCCTTTCAATTAATGATATTACTGACTCTAGAAGGTATTTTACAAGAAATTAATCAAACGGCTTTAAAATTCTTCAATGTGAACTCAGAAATGATTATTGGTTCTTTACTCTGGGAAATACCCTGGATAAAATCATTACCACAAACCGATACGGTATTTCAGTTGGCTATTGTGCAAGCCGCTCAAGGTGAATTTACCCATTGTGAGGTTAAAGTCCCTAATGCTAAAAACGAAATGGTAATTATAGATTTTTCCTTTACCCCGCTTACTAATACTGCTGGTGAAACCGAATGGATTTTAATGGAAGGACGCGACTTAAGTGAATGTCGCGCTTTAGAACAACAATTAACTCATACGACCTTACACGACCAACTCACCGGGTTACCTAATCGACATTTATTTTTGGAATATTTAGATCAAGCGATAACTGCTGCGCAATCTAATAAAGATAAACATGTGGCCATATTATTTATGGATTTAGATCGATTTCAACTGGTCAATGCCAGTCTGGGTCATGATATGGGTGATTGGTTACTGATGGAAATTGCTCAACGTTTACAAGGCTGTTTAAAAAAAGACACTATTTTAGCCCGTTCTGGGGGCGATGAATTTATGATCTTGTTGGACCAGATGCAAGATTTAAATGAGGCTACGCTGTTAGCAGCAACGATTAATGAAATCTTAGCCAGCCCTTTCTCATTAGATGGATATGAAATCATTACCGCGGCTAGTATTGGGATTGCTTATTACACCGGCGCAGAAGAAAGTACCGATTTATTGCGTAATGCCGATACCGCTATGTATCGTGCTAAAATCATGGGAAAAGCCGGTTATGCTGTATTTAATCAAGGTATGTATAAACAAGCCGTTTCACGGTTACAAATTGAAACTAATTTACATCAAGCCATTAAGAAAAATAACTTGGTTTTATTATATCAACCCCAAACTGAACTCGCTTCAGAACAACTGATTAGCACCGAATCAGTCATTCGTTTTTATCATCCTCAAAATGGATTGATGTCATCGGTCGATTTTAAACCGATACTGGAAGAGACTGGGATTATTGTTTCGGTGGAAGAATGGATGTTACGCATGGCTTGTCAACACTTAAAAGCTTGGTTAGCAGCGGGTTTAATCATTAATCGAATTGCTGTCAACTTATCGGCACATCAATTTCGTAACAAACGCTTAATTAACATGGTAGTGGAATCGATTAAGGAATCTGGATTAACACCAGAATATTTAGAATTAGAATTGACTGAGAATTTTTTACTTGAGGATATCGATTCAACCATAACCACTTTGAAACGGTTTAAAGATATGGGTATTCGCGTGACTATTGATGAATTTGGGATGGGATATGCTTCTTTAAATAATTTAAAACGTCTACCAATCGATAGTTTAAAAATTGATCAATCTTTCATTAAAGGCATTACTTTTTCTCCTGAAGATACCGCCATTACGGTAGCCACAATCGATATGGCACATGCTTTAGGATTAACGGTTATTGCTGAAGGCGTGGAAACCATTGAGCAACGTGATTTTTTGTGTGATCATGGTTGTGATTTTGCACAAGGTCATTTATACGCTGGACCAATGGAAAATACGGCTTTTTTGGAATGGGGTAAGCAATATAATAAAATGGTTAACACTACCGTCCTGTCAACAGGAGGTTATGGTCAAAGAATGGTCTAA
- a CDS encoding lipid A biosynthesis acyltransferase, with protein sequence MYLSLLPLLTPRYWLWWGTVGILWCLTRLPYHWQLAVGQQLGRLAYWLAPRRRQIADINIKRCFPELNSTQQHQLVVKHFESLGMGLLEMLSAWWLPDAKLKPLEHIQGLEHLPAALARGKGVILVSAHFTSLEIGNRFLTRYTALHATYRRHENSLIEYFIKKNRERHAQKAIPREAVREMLRSLKQNKVLWLATDQNFGHKQSVFADFFSIPAATNTAISRLAKISGAAVIPCFTQRLESLKGYQVILQSALENFPSGDPQQDASRINQLIEKQIRCAPEQYLWVHRRFKDRPVGEQAFYAVTQ encoded by the coding sequence ATGTATCTTAGCCTATTACCATTACTAACACCACGTTATTGGCTTTGGTGGGGCACAGTGGGCATATTATGGTGTTTAACCCGCTTACCTTACCATTGGCAATTAGCTGTAGGACAGCAATTGGGACGGTTAGCTTATTGGCTAGCACCACGTCGTCGACAAATTGCTGACATTAATATAAAACGATGTTTTCCGGAACTAAATAGTACCCAGCAACACCAATTGGTGGTCAAACACTTTGAGTCACTGGGTATGGGCTTACTAGAAATGCTCAGTGCTTGGTGGTTGCCCGATGCTAAATTAAAGCCACTCGAACATATTCAAGGGTTAGAACATTTACCAGCGGCTTTAGCCCGAGGAAAAGGGGTCATTTTAGTGAGTGCCCATTTTACTTCCTTGGAGATAGGTAATCGGTTTTTAACCCGATATACTGCCCTTCACGCCACTTATCGCCGACATGAAAACTCATTGATCGAGTATTTTATAAAAAAAAATCGGGAACGCCACGCTCAAAAAGCAATACCCCGAGAAGCAGTACGGGAGATGTTACGCAGTCTTAAACAGAATAAAGTGTTGTGGTTAGCAACCGACCAAAACTTTGGTCACAAACAAAGTGTGTTTGCCGATTTTTTTAGCATTCCAGCCGCGACCAATACAGCGATTTCACGCCTAGCTAAAATAAGTGGTGCCGCAGTTATCCCTTGCTTCACCCAGCGTTTAGAATCTTTAAAAGGTTATCAAGTTATTTTACAATCCGCTTTAGAAAATTTTCCCAGTGGGGATCCGCAGCAAGATGCTTCCCGAATTAATCAATTGATTGAAAAACAAATTCGCTGTGCACCAGAACAGTATTTATGGGTACATCGACGTTTTAAAGATAGACCCGTAGGAGAACAAGCTTTTTACGCTGTAACTCAATAA
- a CDS encoding OmpA/MotB protein, with amino-acid sequence MFNHFERRLWVGVMIATLLLLAITSVLASNSKDTFYLLDSQGNPVVTQAGKCVQTRQTPNLPTQLFKQCGDQGDRDGDSILDDQDVCPDNTPEEISQGVYQEGLQRGCPLESDQDGIPDYRDKCPHNTPEEISQGVDSQGCPLDTDQDGILDYKDLCPGTPIGVAVDEHGCALYEKPVDIVLAGDVTFAFNKSELTPQAQTTLDELADRIEVDFLKGVEVVGHTDNLGPEQYNQALSEKRAFIVASYLINKGLPADKVVQRGEGEKQPIATNETTVGRAKNRRVEIKIIHFKKK; translated from the coding sequence ATGTTTAATCATTTTGAACGTAGATTATGGGTCGGCGTAATGATCGCGACACTCCTTTTATTAGCAATCACTTCTGTTTTAGCCAGTAACTCAAAAGATACTTTTTATCTACTTGATTCTCAAGGTAATCCAGTTGTCACGCAAGCGGGCAAGTGTGTTCAAACACGCCAAACGCCTAATTTACCTACCCAGTTGTTTAAACAATGTGGTGACCAGGGTGATAGAGATGGAGATAGTATACTCGATGATCAAGACGTTTGTCCTGACAATACGCCAGAAGAAATTTCTCAAGGGGTTTATCAAGAAGGCTTACAGCGAGGTTGTCCTTTAGAGAGTGATCAGGATGGAATACCCGATTATCGAGATAAATGTCCTCATAATACCCCCGAGGAAATTTCTCAGGGCGTTGACTCACAAGGTTGTCCCTTGGATACCGATCAAGATGGCATACTGGACTATAAAGATCTCTGTCCAGGAACACCCATCGGCGTAGCCGTAGATGAACATGGTTGTGCTCTCTATGAAAAACCGGTTGATATTGTCTTGGCGGGTGATGTGACTTTTGCTTTCAATAAATCGGAGTTAACCCCGCAGGCTCAAACGACTCTTGATGAATTAGCCGATAGAATCGAAGTTGATTTTCTTAAGGGAGTAGAAGTGGTTGGACATACAGATAATCTCGGTCCTGAACAATACAATCAAGCCTTATCAGAAAAACGTGCATTTATTGTCGCTAGCTATTTAATAAATAAAGGATTACCGGCTGATAAAGTGGTCCAACGGGGTGAAGGAGAAAAACAACCCATTGCTACCAATGAAACGACAGTAGGGCGTGCCAAAAACCGTCGTGTCGAAATTAAAATTATTCATTTTAAGAAAAAATGA
- a CDS encoding NupC family protein produces the protein MILQGILGLGAILLIAYIFSEARAAISWKRTMIGLGIHFSLAIILLKIPIFKEFFLLLNQVVFLLEQATTAGTSFVFGYLGGGEPPFTVQQPQQLFILAFKALPLLLVMSALSAVLYYYRILPVVVQFFSWLLEKSLHISGTVGLGAAANAFMGMVEAPLLIRPYLSKMSRDEIFAVMVAGMSTIAGTMMVLYANILSSRIPEAMGHILTASLLNVISALIIALIIVPQPAYARTEKVILPKFASSAMDAIVTGTTDGVKLLINIIAMLIVLVALVNLVNQILQLLPPLYEQPITLQRIFGLIMAPLTFLMGIPYNEIFTAGSLMGTKVILNELIAYVDLANLPENALQPKSRLIMMYAMCGFANIGSLGIMIGGMTAMVPEKRDELVSLGIKSIFAGVLATCFTATIVGLILSF, from the coding sequence ATGATACTACAAGGTATTTTGGGTTTAGGCGCTATTTTGTTGATAGCCTACATTTTTAGTGAAGCACGCGCAGCGATTTCCTGGAAAAGGACAATGATCGGTCTGGGTATTCATTTTAGTTTAGCGATTATTTTATTAAAAATACCGATTTTCAAGGAATTTTTCTTATTACTGAATCAAGTCGTATTCCTATTAGAACAAGCTACCACTGCCGGAACCAGTTTTGTATTTGGTTATTTAGGTGGCGGTGAACCCCCTTTTACGGTACAACAGCCACAACAGTTATTTATTTTAGCATTCAAGGCGTTACCCTTACTATTGGTGATGAGTGCTTTATCTGCGGTGCTGTATTATTATCGTATTTTACCGGTGGTGGTACAATTTTTCTCGTGGTTATTAGAAAAAAGTTTACATATCAGTGGTACCGTCGGATTAGGTGCCGCTGCCAATGCTTTTATGGGCATGGTAGAAGCGCCTTTGTTGATTAGACCCTATTTAAGTAAAATGAGTCGGGATGAAATTTTTGCGGTGATGGTGGCGGGGATGTCAACGATTGCTGGAACGATGATGGTTTTATATGCCAATATCTTATCTAGTCGCATTCCGGAAGCGATGGGACATATTTTAACCGCTTCGCTTCTCAACGTGATTTCGGCTTTAATCATCGCTTTAATCATCGTTCCCCAACCCGCTTATGCACGAACTGAAAAGGTCATATTGCCTAAATTTGCTTCGAGCGCGATGGATGCGATTGTCACCGGAACCACCGATGGCGTCAAATTATTGATTAATATTATTGCGATGCTCATCGTGTTAGTCGCCTTAGTGAACTTAGTGAATCAAATACTACAACTACTCCCGCCACTTTATGAACAACCGATTACGCTGCAACGGATTTTCGGCTTGATCATGGCACCTTTAACCTTTTTAATGGGCATTCCTTATAACGAAATTTTTACAGCCGGTTCGTTGATGGGAACTAAAGTCATTTTAAATGAATTAATTGCCTACGTTGATTTAGCTAACCTACCGGAAAACGCTTTACAACCCAAAAGTCGCTTAATCATGATGTATGCGATGTGTGGTTTCGCTAACATCGGTAGTCTGGGAATTATGATCGGTGGAATGACCGCGATGGTACCAGAAAAGCGAGATGAGCTTGTATCTTTAGGGATAAAATCGATTTTTGCCGGGGTATTAGCGACTTGTTTTACCGCGACGATAGTGGGCTTAATTTTGTCATTTTAG
- a CDS encoding glycosyl transferase, family 2 translates to MSLVTNTLSWALVIPTYQRQTILLRCLSCAAQQTLPPQEIIVIDASPDWEATYHQVMQTLANQHSSIDWKYLPANRLSSAAQRNQGINLATADIVFLIDDDSLMYPECAQEVIRLYAQDTQHQVAGIMPKLEALPPDSQEQSGAVNNNPISFRSKLANGIKIFQAKLRYFAKQLIKDDDIFIPYDFAFPKYTLPETLKDMDTHPVPMIHGARMSYRREILTQVRFEETLECYAVNEDNDVCYRASRLGMLLHALQARICHLQTPEGRLTRFTTTALWGLNQAVLHRFHSADLQRFNQRFRQLLWQRLWTQALKDILDRRWTLPSARGIGFVLRHYQAILAMTPAALRTEYPAFQQQLISRDPQNRRDKQPK, encoded by the coding sequence ATGTCACTAGTTACTAACACGCTTAGTTGGGCACTCGTTATTCCGACATACCAACGTCAAACTATCTTGTTACGTTGTTTATCCTGTGCTGCCCAACAAACCTTACCACCGCAAGAAATTATTGTGATTGATGCCAGTCCGGATTGGGAAGCGACTTATCATCAAGTCATGCAAACCCTGGCAAACCAACATTCCTCAATCGATTGGAAATACTTACCGGCTAACCGACTTTCCTCAGCAGCCCAACGTAATCAAGGCATTAATTTAGCCACCGCTGACATTGTATTTTTGATCGATGATGATTCGTTGATGTATCCTGAGTGTGCCCAAGAGGTTATCCGCCTTTACGCTCAAGATACCCAACATCAAGTCGCGGGCATTATGCCGAAATTGGAAGCCTTACCCCCAGATAGCCAAGAACAGTCCGGGGCGGTTAACAACAACCCTATTTCCTTTCGTTCCAAGCTGGCGAATGGGATTAAAATTTTTCAAGCCAAACTCCGCTATTTTGCCAAACAGTTAATTAAAGATGATGATATCTTTATTCCGTATGATTTTGCTTTTCCTAAATATACTCTACCGGAAACCTTGAAAGATATGGACACTCATCCGGTACCCATGATACATGGTGCCCGCATGAGTTATCGGCGAGAAATTTTAACACAGGTGCGATTTGAAGAAACTTTAGAATGCTATGCCGTTAATGAAGATAATGATGTGTGTTATCGGGCTTCGCGTCTCGGTATGCTTTTACATGCACTCCAAGCCAGAATTTGTCACCTCCAAACTCCAGAAGGACGTTTAACTCGCTTCACTACTACCGCTTTATGGGGACTAAATCAAGCAGTTTTACACCGTTTTCATAGCGCCGATCTGCAACGGTTTAACCAGCGATTTCGACAACTTTTATGGCAACGACTCTGGACTCAAGCGCTTAAAGATATCCTTGACCGCCGCTGGACCCTGCCTTCAGCGCGTGGCATTGGCTTTGTGCTACGGCATTATCAAGCTATTTTAGCCATGACCCCAGCAGCGCTCCGAACGGAGTATCCGGCTTTTCAACAACAACTGATTAGTCGAGATCCTCAGAATCGGAGAGATAAACAACCAAAGTAA
- a CDS encoding putative dehydrogenase — protein MANNKITVALLGAGYIVDYHFSALRLLPNVEIKAVCDLNRRRAEHFADLKGIPRVYADLGDMLAHEPLDVVQVLTPPHVHFQASSQIIAAGLDVMSEKPLCHTVADCQQLRDQARAKGKLIGVTHNFLYLPVYEKLVADWRSGRLGQIDQVDIIWNKELGQLRGGPFGSWMLQTPTNILFEVAPHSFAHLVHLLGGLPDSIAVEVRDKVELPRGLEFYRRWEIRGWKGNTSIRIRFAFIDGYPEQYIHVRGTNAVAHVDIEHNTYTCQEHTPKPFDVDHYANVVGPAKNAFLQANGTLAKFVLYKMKLLKSAGGPYAQSIARTVASFYEGRHSGTLDERISPELGQAAVNLAEWVAREANLPAPQKPAESFMPAAPAQKPTVLVIGGTGFIGKVLVRHLCESGYSVRVLARDPQSCPPELAQLKLEITKGDFTDPDSVAAALNGIEQVYHLGRGVGNTWPEYLKTDVEPTRKVAELCLKHGVKRLYYTSSIAIYNAGDPSLVITEATPADPNVISISPYARSKVENEQILLDLHRDRKLPVIIFRPAIVLGRGGSPYHWGVVAWPYNSVCLVWGKGNNPLPIVLVNDVAAAMVKAIAVPNIEGAAYNLTSLPCLTANDYLDEFEQHAGIQLTRIPASNWRYYLESLAKWSIKKVGRDPGAAFPSYAEIKGRSFASTFNSSKAQRELGWTPISDRDTLIKEGIWAPVDEFLK, from the coding sequence ATGGCTAATAATAAAATCACCGTCGCACTCCTTGGCGCCGGCTATATTGTTGATTATCATTTTTCCGCCCTACGGTTATTACCTAACGTTGAAATCAAGGCGGTCTGTGACTTAAATCGGCGGCGAGCAGAACACTTTGCTGATTTAAAAGGAATTCCCAGAGTTTATGCCGACTTAGGTGATATGCTGGCACATGAACCACTGGATGTCGTTCAAGTATTAACCCCACCTCACGTTCATTTTCAAGCAAGCAGTCAAATTATCGCCGCTGGTCTTGATGTGATGAGCGAAAAACCACTGTGCCATACGGTAGCCGATTGCCAACAACTACGTGATCAAGCCCGTGCGAAGGGCAAACTCATTGGAGTAACGCATAATTTCTTATATCTCCCGGTGTACGAAAAATTAGTGGCGGATTGGCGGAGTGGTCGGTTAGGGCAAATTGATCAGGTTGATATTATTTGGAATAAAGAATTGGGTCAACTGCGAGGTGGACCTTTTGGCTCCTGGATGTTGCAAACCCCCACCAATATTTTATTTGAAGTCGCTCCGCATTCTTTTGCTCATCTCGTTCACTTGTTAGGGGGGTTACCCGATTCAATTGCCGTTGAAGTTCGTGATAAAGTTGAATTACCCCGTGGATTAGAATTCTATCGTCGCTGGGAAATCCGCGGTTGGAAAGGCAATACCAGTATCCGCATTCGCTTTGCCTTTATTGATGGCTATCCCGAACAGTACATTCATGTGCGGGGAACCAATGCCGTCGCCCATGTTGATATCGAACATAATACCTATACTTGTCAAGAACATACCCCAAAACCGTTTGATGTCGATCATTACGCCAATGTGGTTGGTCCAGCCAAAAACGCTTTTTTACAAGCTAACGGAACTCTGGCTAAATTTGTGTTATACAAAATGAAGTTGCTGAAATCGGCGGGCGGTCCTTATGCACAAAGTATTGCCCGAACCGTAGCCAGTTTTTACGAAGGGCGCCATAGCGGCACACTCGATGAACGCATTAGCCCAGAGTTAGGTCAAGCAGCCGTTAATCTAGCCGAATGGGTTGCTCGTGAAGCCAATTTACCTGCTCCACAAAAACCAGCAGAATCGTTCATGCCCGCCGCACCGGCTCAAAAACCAACGGTATTAGTGATTGGTGGAACTGGATTTATTGGCAAAGTTTTAGTTCGGCACCTGTGTGAAAGTGGCTACAGCGTGCGAGTTCTAGCTCGGGATCCGCAAAGCTGCCCACCAGAACTGGCTCAGCTTAAACTCGAAATCACTAAAGGCGATTTTACTGACCCCGATTCAGTTGCTGCCGCCTTAAATGGCATTGAACAGGTTTACCACTTAGGGCGTGGTGTTGGCAATACTTGGCCAGAATATCTAAAAACCGATGTTGAACCGACTCGCAAGGTAGCAGAATTATGTCTAAAACACGGCGTCAAGCGCTTATATTACACTTCCTCAATTGCGATTTATAATGCCGGTGACCCTTCCTTAGTGATTACCGAAGCCACTCCAGCCGATCCCAACGTGATCAGCATCAGTCCTTATGCTCGTTCTAAAGTGGAAAATGAACAGATATTACTGGATCTGCATCGTGATAGAAAATTACCCGTCATTATCTTCCGTCCCGCTATTGTCTTGGGTCGTGGTGGTAGCCCTTACCATTGGGGCGTAGTCGCTTGGCCCTATAATTCAGTTTGCCTCGTGTGGGGAAAAGGGAATAACCCTCTTCCGATTGTGCTGGTGAATGATGTCGCGGCGGCGATGGTAAAAGCCATTGCCGTACCGAATATCGAAGGAGCAGCTTACAATTTAACCAGTCTACCTTGCCTGACAGCCAATGACTATCTCGACGAATTTGAACAGCACGCTGGCATCCAGTTGACACGAATACCCGCGTCCAACTGGCGCTATTATCTTGAATCGCTGGCTAAATGGTCAATTAAAAAAGTGGGGCGGGATCCCGGTGCGGCTTTTCCAAGCTACGCGGAAATTAAAGGACGAAGCTTTGCTTCCACTTTTAATTCATCCAAAGCTCAACGCGAACTCGGTTGGACACCCATCAGTGATCGTGATACCTTGATTAAAGAAGGAATATGGGCACCAGTTGACGAATTTCTTAAATAG